A region of Halalkaliarchaeum desulfuricum DNA encodes the following proteins:
- a CDS encoding adenylosuccinate synthase, with protein sequence MTVTIVGSQLGDEGKGALVDIWGGDANVVVRYQGGDNAGHTVVHDGTEYKLSLVPSGAIRGKTGVLGNGCVINPRTLFSEIDDLRDCGVDPDVRLARRAHVILPFHRVLDGIEEEVKSDSDLDAGTTGRGIGPTYEDKAGRRGVRVGDLLDPDVLRERLEYVVPQKRALATEVYGLDLVDEHAEYAEAFDIEALFEEYSEIGRRLEREEMTVNAGEFLAQLREGGENLLFEGAQGTSIDIDHGIYPYVTSSNPTAGGACVGSGLGPSVIGRGEIVGVVKAYLSRVGTGPLPTELDEDENEEALADEIRERGGEFGTVTGRPRRIGWLDMPMLRHASRANGFTGIGVNHVDVLAGLEELKVGHAYELDGETVETMPTTTEEWARCEPVYREFEPWPEADWDAVAKEGYDALPEAACEYLSYLSEEVGVPVYAVGIGPNRGQTVVRENPFDLV encoded by the coding sequence ATGACTGTCACTATCGTCGGCTCCCAGCTCGGAGACGAGGGCAAGGGCGCCCTCGTCGACATCTGGGGAGGCGACGCCAACGTCGTCGTCCGGTATCAGGGCGGGGACAACGCGGGACACACGGTCGTTCACGACGGGACCGAGTACAAACTCTCGCTGGTTCCAAGCGGCGCGATTCGGGGAAAGACCGGCGTGCTCGGAAACGGCTGTGTGATCAATCCCCGCACGTTGTTCTCCGAAATCGACGACCTCCGTGACTGCGGAGTCGACCCGGACGTTCGTCTCGCCAGGCGGGCTCACGTAATTCTCCCGTTTCACCGCGTGCTCGACGGAATCGAAGAGGAGGTCAAATCCGACTCCGATCTGGACGCGGGGACGACCGGCCGGGGGATCGGACCGACCTACGAGGACAAGGCGGGCCGCCGCGGCGTTCGCGTCGGCGACCTGCTGGATCCGGACGTCCTCCGGGAGCGTCTCGAGTACGTCGTCCCACAAAAACGCGCCCTGGCGACCGAGGTGTACGGGCTCGACCTCGTCGACGAACACGCAGAGTACGCCGAGGCGTTCGACATCGAAGCACTGTTCGAAGAGTACAGCGAGATCGGTCGACGCCTCGAACGCGAAGAGATGACGGTAAACGCGGGGGAGTTCCTCGCCCAACTACGGGAGGGAGGCGAGAACCTCTTGTTCGAGGGTGCCCAGGGGACCAGCATCGACATCGACCACGGGATCTACCCGTACGTAACCTCCTCGAATCCGACCGCCGGCGGCGCCTGTGTCGGTTCCGGGCTCGGTCCCTCGGTGATCGGCCGCGGGGAGATCGTCGGCGTGGTGAAGGCGTACCTCTCCCGGGTCGGCACCGGGCCGCTTCCCACGGAACTGGACGAGGACGAAAACGAGGAGGCGCTCGCCGACGAGATCCGGGAACGCGGCGGCGAGTTCGGTACGGTTACGGGTCGTCCGCGTCGGATCGGTTGGCTCGACATGCCTATGCTGCGACACGCCTCCCGCGCGAACGGGTTCACGGGGATCGGCGTCAATCACGTCGACGTGCTCGCCGGGCTCGAGGAGCTAAAGGTCGGTCACGCGTACGAACTCGACGGCGAGACGGTCGAGACGATGCCGACGACGACCGAGGAGTGGGCGCGCTGCGAGCCGGTGTACCGGGAGTTCGAACCGTGGCCCGAGGCCGACTGGGACGCCGTCGCCAAAGAGGGGTACGACGCCCTGCCGGAGGCCGCTTGCGAGTACCTCTCATATCTTTCCGAAGAAGTCGGCGTGCCGGTGTACGCGGTCGGAATCGGCCCGAACCGCGGGCAGACGGTCGTTCGCGAAAACCCGTTCGACCTCGTCTGA
- the dpsA gene encoding DNA starvation/stationary phase protection protein DpsA, which yields MSTQKHVRQQYGEVEGSESLRIPADKAEQIIDALTTDLASTYVLYHQLKKHHWIVEGAEFRDLHLFLGEAAGDAEEAADVLAERIQALGGVPLSGGANFEEHATVTPEDPDAYDIRSSLENDMEMYGDIIESLREHIQLANNLGDYTTDEELREILQTTEEHAHHIEHYLEDDTLVLESSTH from the coding sequence ATGAGCACCCAGAAGCACGTCCGACAGCAGTACGGCGAAGTCGAAGGTAGCGAGTCCCTCCGGATCCCGGCGGACAAAGCCGAGCAGATAATCGACGCGTTGACGACGGACCTGGCATCGACGTACGTCCTCTACCACCAGCTGAAAAAGCACCACTGGATCGTCGAGGGAGCGGAGTTCCGCGACCTTCACCTGTTCCTCGGGGAGGCCGCCGGCGACGCCGAGGAGGCGGCCGACGTGCTCGCCGAGCGCATCCAGGCGCTGGGCGGGGTTCCCCTCTCGGGCGGCGCGAACTTCGAAGAACACGCGACGGTGACCCCGGAGGACCCCGACGCCTACGACATCCGCTCGTCGCTGGAGAACGACATGGAGATGTACGGCGACATCATCGAGTCGCTTCGCGAACACATCCAGCTCGCCAACAACCTGGGCGATTACACGACCGATGAGGAACTTCGGGAGATCCTCCAGACCACGGAAGAACACGCCCATCACATCGAACACTACCTCGAAGACGACACGCTGGTGCTCGAATCCAGCACACACTGA
- a CDS encoding NADH:flavin oxidoreductase/NADH oxidase, translating to MTDSLFDPIRLRDTELPNRVMVSPMCQYSSREGMSTDWHQVHLGSRAVGGAGVVMSEATAVSPEGRITPHDLGIWNDDQADALEDVAGFIADQGSVPGIQLAHAGRKASTERPWEGGGPVAPADGGWDVVAPSDEPWPRGEDPVPLRRLTREGIADVVDDFTAAAERARHAGFEIAEVHAAHGYLLHEFLSPVTNRRTDAYGGDFEGRTRLLREVTAAVREVWPDDKPVFVRISATDWLPDRASWTLSDSVRLAPLLAEAGADLIDVSAGGIHPDQTVPNSGPGYQVPYAEEIRERTDVPVGAVGKITEPGHADALVRNGRADLAILGREFLRDPYWPLHAAEALGVDVEWPPQYRRAKPK from the coding sequence ATGACCGACTCCCTGTTCGATCCAATACGGTTGCGCGACACTGAACTGCCGAACCGCGTGATGGTGTCGCCGATGTGTCAGTACTCCTCGAGGGAGGGGATGTCGACCGACTGGCATCAGGTCCACCTGGGCAGTCGGGCGGTCGGCGGCGCGGGCGTGGTGATGTCGGAAGCGACGGCGGTTTCGCCGGAGGGACGCATCACGCCCCACGACCTCGGCATCTGGAACGACGACCAGGCCGACGCGCTCGAGGACGTCGCGGGGTTCATCGCCGACCAAGGATCGGTTCCGGGGATCCAACTGGCCCACGCCGGCCGGAAGGCGTCGACCGAACGTCCCTGGGAGGGTGGCGGTCCGGTTGCGCCCGCCGACGGCGGCTGGGACGTCGTCGCACCGAGCGACGAGCCGTGGCCACGGGGGGAGGATCCGGTTCCGCTGCGGCGGCTCACGCGGGAGGGGATCGCAGACGTCGTCGACGACTTCACCGCCGCCGCCGAGCGCGCTCGACACGCCGGCTTCGAGATCGCCGAGGTGCACGCCGCCCACGGCTATCTCCTCCACGAGTTTCTCTCGCCGGTGACGAATCGACGGACGGACGCCTATGGCGGTGACTTCGAGGGTCGGACCCGGCTCCTCAGAGAGGTTACGGCTGCGGTCAGAGAGGTCTGGCCCGACGACAAACCGGTTTTCGTCCGCATATCGGCGACAGACTGGCTGCCGGATCGAGCGTCGTGGACGCTTTCGGATTCGGTCCGGCTCGCCCCACTGCTCGCGGAGGCCGGCGCCGATCTGATCGACGTCTCGGCGGGCGGCATCCACCCCGATCAGACGGTTCCCAACTCGGGACCCGGCTATCAGGTGCCGTACGCCGAGGAGATCCGGGAGCGGACCGACGTCCCCGTCGGAGCAGTCGGGAAGATCACGGAGCCGGGACACGCTGACGCGCTCGTCCGAAACGGCCGGGCCGACCTCGCGATCCTGGGCCGGGAGTTCCTCCGGGATCCGTACTGGCCGTTGCACGCGGCCGAGGCGCTCGGTGTCGACGTCGAGTGGCCCCCGCAGTATCGACGCGCGAAACCGAAGTAG
- a CDS encoding macro domain-containing protein codes for MEFSVIQGDIAGQEADALVNAAGTSLRMGSGVAGALRRVGGEQLNRAAVEKGPVELGEVAVTDAFDLDADYVIHAAAMPHYGDGLATEESIREATTNALSAAEERGCESVVVPVLGTGAAGFDFEEGARIVCEAIAAYDASTLSDVRVIAYGQDQYERLREIADRVR; via the coding sequence ATGGAGTTCAGCGTCATCCAGGGCGACATCGCAGGCCAGGAGGCCGACGCACTCGTCAACGCGGCCGGAACGAGCCTGCGAATGGGATCGGGCGTCGCCGGCGCGCTCAGGCGGGTCGGCGGCGAACAGCTCAACCGGGCGGCCGTCGAGAAAGGGCCGGTCGAACTCGGGGAGGTCGCCGTCACCGACGCGTTCGATCTGGACGCCGACTACGTGATCCACGCCGCGGCGATGCCCCACTACGGTGACGGACTCGCCACCGAAGAGAGCATCCGCGAAGCCACGACGAACGCGCTGTCGGCCGCAGAAGAGCGCGGTTGCGAGTCGGTGGTCGTCCCGGTGCTCGGAACCGGCGCCGCCGGGTTCGACTTCGAGGAGGGGGCCCGGATCGTCTGTGAGGCGATCGCGGCCTACGACGCGTCCACGCTCTCGGACGTGCGTGTGATCGCGTACGGGCAAGACCAGTACGAGCGCCTCCGCGAGATCGCGGATCGCGTTCGGTGA
- a CDS encoding DEAD/DEAH box helicase — MDVGELPVRRRIRDRFRQEGIETLYPPQRAAVEAGICDGNNLVAAIPTASGKTLIAELAMVTADGPSLYMCPLRALAREKHETFDALPGVDAGLATGEYDSPAEELATYDIVVATSEKVDSAIRNGASWVDDLACVVVDEVHLLGSDRRGPTLEVTVATLRRRAPEAQLVALSATVANPEDVAEWLDADLVESTWRPVELRTGVYADGRVAFDDGAVQPVDAGSETVADAPEERAHEQPTKATSRLIEETVGNGGQALSFVRSRREAETLAERFARSGIAERHTTGGNDSAVADEIRAIDGTATGERLADCVRSGVAFHHAGLGSEHRAAVETAFRNREIACLCATPTLAAGVNLPARRVVVRDLKRYTGSAMEWLPVLEVHQMCGRAGRPHLDPYGEAVLVGDCDSPEELTRRYVEGDPEAVASNLADRSSLRTHTLSLVATGFADTPREILDRFDGTFYASRTPSPDLSGDVATVIEDLAEMELVRASGTSADARLSATELGTQVSRQYVRPETGTRIVRGVETIGRMQTDGGSVTQLTALEVVCDTTDMQDTYLGNRERADMYRFARRRSEELTTGMNDADDFERWLESVKTARILAEWIDGASVETLVESYRIGPGDLESRVSRAEWLLGAGDAIAGVVGVDTPIFESTRQELVERQE; from the coding sequence ATGGACGTCGGTGAACTCCCGGTTCGACGTCGGATCCGCGATCGGTTCCGGCAGGAGGGGATCGAAACGTTGTATCCGCCCCAGCGGGCGGCAGTCGAGGCCGGAATCTGTGACGGCAACAACCTCGTCGCCGCGATCCCGACGGCGTCGGGGAAGACGCTGATCGCCGAACTCGCCATGGTGACTGCCGACGGGCCGAGCCTGTACATGTGTCCGCTCCGAGCGCTCGCCCGCGAGAAACACGAAACGTTCGACGCGCTCCCCGGGGTCGACGCCGGGCTGGCCACCGGCGAATACGACTCCCCGGCCGAGGAACTGGCCACCTACGACATCGTCGTCGCCACCAGCGAGAAGGTCGACTCGGCGATCCGAAACGGCGCCTCGTGGGTCGACGACCTCGCGTGTGTGGTCGTCGACGAGGTGCACCTGCTCGGATCGGACCGCCGCGGACCGACACTCGAGGTCACCGTCGCGACGCTTCGACGTCGGGCACCCGAGGCACAGCTGGTGGCGCTTTCTGCGACCGTGGCCAACCCCGAGGACGTCGCCGAATGGCTCGATGCCGACCTGGTCGAGTCGACGTGGCGACCCGTCGAACTCCGGACGGGCGTGTACGCCGACGGACGCGTCGCGTTCGACGACGGGGCGGTACAGCCCGTCGACGCGGGCAGCGAGACCGTCGCGGACGCCCCCGAAGAGCGAGCGCACGAGCAACCGACGAAAGCGACGAGCCGACTGATCGAGGAAACCGTCGGGAACGGCGGGCAGGCGCTATCGTTCGTTCGGTCCCGCCGGGAGGCGGAAACGCTCGCCGAGCGGTTCGCCCGATCCGGTATCGCAGAGAGACACACGACCGGCGGGAACGACTCCGCAGTCGCAGACGAGATCAGGGCGATCGACGGGACCGCAACCGGCGAGCGGCTGGCCGACTGCGTCCGGTCGGGCGTGGCGTTTCACCACGCCGGATTGGGTAGCGAGCACCGCGCTGCAGTCGAGACGGCGTTCCGGAACAGGGAGATCGCGTGTCTGTGTGCGACGCCGACGCTTGCGGCCGGCGTGAACCTCCCCGCGAGACGGGTCGTCGTCAGGGACCTGAAACGGTACACCGGCAGCGCGATGGAGTGGCTGCCGGTGCTGGAGGTTCACCAGATGTGCGGCCGTGCGGGGCGGCCCCACCTCGACCCGTACGGGGAGGCGGTGCTGGTCGGCGACTGCGACTCGCCCGAAGAGCTCACGCGGCGGTACGTCGAGGGCGATCCCGAGGCGGTAGCGTCGAACCTCGCCGACCGGAGTTCGCTCCGGACCCATACCCTGTCGCTGGTCGCGACCGGGTTTGCGGACACGCCTCGCGAGATCCTCGACCGCTTCGACGGGACGTTTTACGCCTCCCGGACGCCGAGTCCGGACCTGTCGGGCGACGTCGCGACGGTCATCGAGGATCTCGCCGAAATGGAACTCGTCCGCGCGTCGGGAACGAGCGCGGACGCCCGGCTTTCGGCCACGGAGCTGGGTACACAGGTGTCCAGACAGTACGTCCGGCCGGAGACGGGAACCCGAATCGTCAGGGGCGTGGAGACGATCGGCCGGATGCAGACCGACGGGGGAAGCGTCACCCAGCTTACCGCACTGGAGGTCGTCTGTGACACCACGGACATGCAGGACACTTACCTCGGGAACCGGGAACGGGCCGACATGTATCGGTTCGCACGGCGACGCTCCGAGGAGTTGACAACCGGGATGAACGACGCCGACGACTTCGAACGGTGGCTCGAGTCCGTAAAGACGGCACGGATCCTCGCCGAGTGGATCGACGGGGCGTCCGTCGAAACCCTGGTCGAGTCGTACCGGATCGGACCGGGCGACCTCGAATCCCGGGTGAGTCGCGCGGAGTGGCTGCTGGGCGCCGGCGACGCGATCGCGGGCGTCGTCGGCGTCGACACACCGATCTTCGAGTCCACGCGGCAGGAACTCGTCGAACGACAGGAGTGA
- a CDS encoding guanosine monophosphate reductase yields MDDIRTGLSYGDVLLVPQRSPVDSRDDVDLSTAFTPGIELETPLVSAAMDTVTESTLAAELAAVGGIGTIHRFFTIEEQAAEVEAATETGGPVAAAVGVDESYLRRTEALSAAGADAVVVDVAHGHLEIALEAVAEIADAFPDVELVAGNVATPDGVADLAAAGADAVKVGIGPGSHCTTRKVAGAGVPQLTAVDDCADVAHERGLTVIADGGIRSSGDAVKALMAGADTVMMGSLFAGTAESPGETREIDGIRYKRSRGMATTAAAEDRTDKAENVGADEGVEGWTPYKGPMAEVAREFSAGIRSGLSYCGGETIPEARKKATFIRVAESAQDREGAHVANEWGSIDVDSTLHARTDEDA; encoded by the coding sequence ATGGATGACATCCGAACGGGACTGAGCTACGGCGATGTGTTGCTCGTCCCGCAGCGTTCGCCCGTCGACAGTCGCGACGATGTCGACCTGTCGACGGCGTTTACGCCCGGCATCGAACTCGAGACGCCGCTGGTTTCTGCGGCCATGGACACGGTGACGGAGTCGACACTCGCCGCCGAACTCGCGGCTGTGGGTGGTATCGGGACGATCCACCGCTTTTTCACGATCGAGGAACAGGCCGCCGAAGTCGAGGCCGCCACAGAGACTGGCGGCCCGGTCGCCGCCGCCGTCGGCGTCGACGAGTCGTATCTCCGACGCACGGAGGCGCTATCTGCCGCGGGCGCCGACGCGGTCGTCGTCGACGTCGCGCACGGCCACCTCGAAATCGCGCTCGAGGCGGTCGCGGAGATCGCCGACGCGTTTCCGGACGTCGAGCTCGTCGCCGGGAACGTCGCGACGCCCGACGGAGTCGCAGATCTGGCGGCTGCAGGCGCCGACGCGGTGAAGGTGGGGATCGGCCCAGGATCCCACTGTACGACCCGCAAGGTCGCCGGCGCTGGCGTTCCCCAGCTGACCGCGGTCGACGACTGCGCGGACGTCGCCCACGAGCGGGGACTGACTGTGATTGCCGACGGCGGCATCCGGTCGTCCGGCGACGCGGTGAAGGCGCTGATGGCCGGGGCGGACACGGTGATGATGGGGAGTCTCTTTGCCGGAACCGCGGAGTCGCCGGGCGAGACCAGAGAGATCGACGGGATCCGGTACAAGCGATCCAGGGGGATGGCGACCACCGCCGCCGCCGAAGACCGAACGGACAAAGCCGAGAACGTCGGCGCAGACGAAGGGGTCGAGGGGTGGACGCCGTACAAGGGGCCCATGGCCGAGGTGGCCCGGGAGTTCTCCGCCGGAATTCGATCTGGGCTTTCCTACTGCGGCGGCGAGACGATCCCCGAGGCCCGCAAGAAGGCGACGTTCATTCGCGTGG